Proteins from a single region of Sphingomonas morindae:
- the tnpA gene encoding IS66-like element accessory protein TnpA, which translates to MEVVGRVSGRRRWSDAEKLEILAEAFQPSVRVRDVIARREVSSSLIYTWRKQMRAGKLGGAVAALPAFAEVQVAEPVAPASCVSGLIHIDLPGGVRVSVDADVDRGALARVLSVLR; encoded by the coding sequence ATGGAGGTGGTCGGCCGGGTGTCGGGCCGGCGCCGGTGGTCGGACGCGGAGAAACTGGAGATCCTCGCCGAGGCATTTCAGCCGAGCGTGCGGGTCCGAGATGTCATCGCGCGACGCGAGGTATCGAGCAGCCTCATCTACACATGGCGAAAGCAGATGCGGGCGGGCAAGCTGGGCGGTGCCGTGGCCGCATTGCCAGCGTTCGCAGAGGTGCAGGTCGCAGAGCCGGTCGCGCCGGCCTCCTGCGTTTCGGGCCTCATCCATATCGACCTGCCGGGTGGCGTGCGGGTGAGTGTCGACGCCGACGTGGACAGGGGCGCGCTGGCGCGCGTGTTGTCGGTGCTACGGTGA
- the tnpB gene encoding IS66 family insertion sequence element accessory protein TnpB (TnpB, as the term is used for proteins encoded by IS66 family insertion elements, is considered an accessory protein, since TnpC, encoded by a neighboring gene, is a DDE family transposase.), with protein MNPAPLPTRVFLACGVTDMRKGFDGLAVLVQQALAQNPHSGALFAFRGKRGHLVKLLWFDGQGLCLFSKRLDRGRFVWPVTATGTVTLTPAQLSMLLEGIDWRRPERTFTPTLAG; from the coding sequence GTGAATCCGGCCCCGCTGCCGACACGGGTGTTTCTGGCCTGTGGCGTGACCGACATGCGCAAAGGCTTCGACGGTCTGGCGGTTCTGGTTCAGCAGGCGCTGGCTCAGAATCCGCATTCCGGCGCGTTGTTCGCGTTCCGGGGCAAGCGCGGTCACCTGGTCAAGCTGCTGTGGTTCGATGGTCAGGGCCTGTGCCTGTTTTCGAAGCGGCTGGACCGGGGGCGTTTCGTCTGGCCGGTGACCGCGACGGGCACGGTGACATTGACGCCGGCGCAATTGTCGATGCTGCTGGAAGGGATCGACTGGCGGCGCCCCGAGCGGACGTTCACGCCGACGCTGGCGGGCTGA